Proteins from a genomic interval of Nitrospirota bacterium:
- a CDS encoding YifB family Mg chelatase-like AAA ATPase: MLAKVTSAAVLGIDAYPVEVEVDIASRGLPFFSTVGLPDAAVKESKERVRAALKNTGFDFPLKQVVVNLAPADIKKEGSAFDLPIAIGMLIAEGIIAQEAVNGYLIVGELSLDGRVKPVRGLLSMAVLAKKAGYRGMVVPADNAREAAVVDAVPVYAMHTLPQAVEFLTGNAAVEPLKVDIQEAFETYSAYQEDFSEVKGQEHAKRAIEVSAAGAHNIVMIGPPGSGKTMLARRIPSILPRMSFDESIETTKIHSIMGLLKQGQPLIATRPYRSPHHTISDAGLIGGGQIPKPGEVSLSHNGVLFLDELPEFKRNVLEALRQPLEDGQVTISRAVTSITYPASLMLIAAMNPCKCGFHGDPLHQCLCSPHQVQTYRSRVSGPLMDRIDIHIEVPAIKFGEIASDAPAEPSLSIRERVTRARSIQQERFGNDGIYANAHMKPRHIRRYCRIDEQCQSLMEKAMNRLGLSARAYNRVLKVARTIADLEGSESIASHHVSEAIQYRSLDRRVS; encoded by the coding sequence ATGCTCGCCAAGGTCACCAGCGCTGCGGTACTCGGCATCGATGCCTACCCCGTCGAAGTAGAGGTGGACATCGCGAGCAGGGGGCTGCCGTTCTTCTCCACGGTGGGTCTTCCCGACGCTGCCGTCAAGGAAAGCAAGGAGCGCGTCCGCGCCGCGCTCAAGAACACGGGATTTGACTTCCCGCTCAAGCAGGTCGTCGTCAACCTGGCGCCCGCCGACATCAAGAAGGAAGGCTCGGCCTTCGACCTCCCGATCGCCATCGGGATGCTGATCGCCGAGGGCATCATCGCGCAGGAAGCGGTAAATGGGTATCTGATCGTCGGGGAGCTCTCGCTCGACGGCAGGGTGAAGCCGGTCCGGGGCCTCCTGTCCATGGCCGTGCTGGCCAAAAAGGCCGGCTACCGGGGCATGGTGGTCCCCGCTGACAATGCACGGGAAGCGGCGGTCGTCGATGCCGTGCCGGTTTACGCCATGCACACCCTGCCCCAGGCGGTCGAATTTCTGACCGGGAACGCCGCGGTCGAGCCCTTGAAGGTCGACATCCAGGAAGCCTTCGAGACCTATTCCGCGTACCAGGAGGACTTCTCGGAGGTAAAGGGGCAGGAGCACGCCAAGCGCGCCATCGAGGTCTCGGCCGCCGGGGCCCACAACATCGTGATGATCGGCCCGCCGGGTTCCGGCAAGACGATGCTCGCTCGCCGGATACCCTCGATCCTTCCCCGGATGAGTTTCGATGAGTCCATCGAAACGACCAAGATCCACAGCATCATGGGCCTGCTCAAGCAGGGCCAGCCTCTCATCGCGACAAGGCCTTACCGCTCGCCGCACCACACAATATCCGATGCCGGCCTGATCGGAGGCGGCCAGATTCCGAAACCCGGCGAGGTGAGCCTGTCTCACAACGGCGTGCTTTTCCTCGACGAACTGCCCGAGTTCAAGCGGAACGTGCTCGAAGCGCTTCGCCAGCCCCTCGAGGACGGACAGGTCACCATATCCCGCGCGGTCACGTCCATCACCTATCCGGCATCCCTGATGCTGATCGCTGCCATGAACCCCTGCAAGTGCGGTTTCCACGGCGACCCCCTGCACCAGTGCCTCTGCTCACCCCACCAGGTCCAGACCTACCGCTCGCGGGTCTCCGGCCCGCTCATGGACCGGATCGACATCCATATCGAGGTGCCGGCGATCAAGTTCGGCGAAATCGCTTCGGACGCCCCGGCCGAGCCGTCCTTGTCCATCCGCGAGCGCGTGACGCGGGCTCGGTCAATCCAGCAGGAGCGGTTCGGGAATGACGGCATCTATGCCAACGCGCACATGAAGCCCCGCCACATCCGCAGATACTGCAGGATTGATGAGCAGTGCCAGTCGCTCATGGAGAAGGCCATGAACAGGCTCGGTCTGTCGGCCCGCGCCTACAACAGGGTCCTGAAGGTCGCCCGCACCATCGCCGACCTCGAGGGGAGCGAGTCCATCGCCTCCCACCATGTCTCCGAGGCGATCCAGTACCGGAGCCTCGACCGGCGGGTGAGCTGA
- a CDS encoding NlpC/P60 family protein: MKKHLPIPFLTVCALFLFPALLSSQEPVKNPIPGIISVPLANVHDRPAPKAGLSTQVLMADEVRILEKRDYRYRISIPDQDDREGWIQQEAVYIPKDKGRHYLNPERPWIVIASPKTEALILDKTGDHKVPLYAGTRLPVLEKNADGYKVQFPDRSVAIIAAADVIPLRSPDPITNTTSPDDIVRTAKRFIGVRHETGGLVAQGMDSYGLIYIVYRIYGYPLGMDRDSLKSRAERVAKKDLQPGDILLFNGDEGIYLGNGRFLHAARKGSIQLAGLYDRRYANSLQTGLRIIGAETDRDKTPAEMTADEVLLAQARVARLPLGKRISYWAGRFVGTPYDPDPLGLYVRTNRIVADEKVDCMYHAFRSVELAESGTPAEAIDRALSLRFITQGRLVDGLVTNYDQRFEYGEDLVFSGKWGRNLTAELGPTRAIAGTRGKGDVDILPKSVLATRMFQKKLQDGDIIYWVKDPKKRASDEIVAHLSIVHIKSGKPYVIHAAGNKDRSGTPGGGVVKELPLADYVRTNHFVGAFVTRIEQ; encoded by the coding sequence GAAAAAGCATCTCCCGATACCATTCCTCACCGTCTGTGCGCTCTTCCTGTTTCCCGCTCTACTCAGCTCCCAGGAACCCGTCAAGAACCCCATCCCCGGAATCATCTCGGTGCCCCTTGCGAATGTACATGACCGGCCCGCGCCGAAAGCCGGCCTCAGCACGCAGGTCCTGATGGCGGATGAGGTACGTATCCTGGAGAAGCGGGATTACCGGTATCGTATCTCGATTCCGGACCAGGATGACCGGGAGGGATGGATCCAGCAGGAGGCCGTCTATATCCCGAAGGACAAGGGCCGGCACTACCTGAATCCCGAGAGGCCCTGGATCGTTATCGCGTCGCCGAAGACCGAGGCCTTGATCCTGGACAAGACCGGCGACCACAAAGTGCCGCTCTACGCGGGAACGCGCCTCCCGGTGCTCGAAAAAAATGCCGACGGCTACAAGGTCCAGTTTCCCGACCGCTCCGTCGCGATCATCGCTGCGGCAGACGTGATCCCCCTGCGGTCCCCCGATCCGATCACGAATACCACCTCGCCCGACGACATCGTACGCACGGCAAAAAGGTTCATCGGCGTGAGGCACGAGACCGGTGGTCTCGTGGCCCAGGGCATGGACAGCTACGGCCTCATCTATATCGTCTACCGGATCTACGGGTATCCGCTCGGCATGGACAGGGACTCCCTGAAGTCGAGGGCAGAGCGGGTGGCAAAGAAGGACCTGCAGCCCGGCGACATCCTGCTCTTCAACGGCGACGAAGGGATCTATCTCGGCAACGGCAGATTTCTCCATGCGGCGCGAAAAGGGTCGATACAACTTGCCGGATTGTACGACAGACGGTATGCCAATTCGCTTCAGACGGGGCTCAGGATCATCGGCGCCGAGACCGACCGGGACAAGACGCCCGCGGAGATGACAGCCGACGAGGTTCTGCTCGCGCAAGCGCGGGTCGCCCGCCTGCCCCTCGGAAAGCGCATTTCCTACTGGGCCGGCCGGTTCGTCGGAACGCCCTATGACCCCGACCCCCTCGGGCTCTACGTGAGGACGAACCGGATCGTGGCGGACGAAAAGGTGGACTGCATGTACCACGCCTTCCGGTCCGTGGAGCTTGCCGAGAGCGGCACGCCGGCAGAGGCCATCGACAGGGCTCTCTCGCTCCGTTTCATCACGCAGGGCAGGCTTGTTGACGGCTTGGTCACGAACTACGACCAGCGTTTCGAATACGGCGAGGACCTGGTCTTCAGCGGCAAGTGGGGCAGGAACCTGACCGCGGAGCTGGGCCCGACCAGAGCGATCGCCGGCACGCGCGGCAAGGGCGACGTTGACATCCTGCCGAAATCCGTTCTTGCCACGCGAATGTTCCAAAAGAAGCTTCAGGACGGCGACATCATCTACTGGGTCAAGGACCCGAAGAAGCGGGCTTCCGATGAGATCGTAGCCCACCTCTCCATCGTGCACATCAAGTCTGGCAAACCCTACGTCATCCATGCCGCGGGGAACAAGGACCGCAGCGGCACACCCGGCGGAGGGGTGGTCAAGGAACTGCCCCTTGCCGATTATGTTCGTACCAATCACTTCGTCGGTGCTTTCGTCACCCGTATCGAGCAGTGA